In Prinia subflava isolate CZ2003 ecotype Zambia chromosome W, Cam_Psub_1.2, whole genome shotgun sequence, one DNA window encodes the following:
- the LOC134563477 gene encoding homeodomain-only protein-like, with protein sequence MAMEKPVIPTEEQLEILEYHFCKVNKHPDPATLCLIAAETGLSKEQTLKWFKQRLAEWRKSEGLPSESGSVRD encoded by the exons ATGGCCATGGAAAAGCCAGTGATTCccactgaggagcagctggagatcCTGGAGTACCACTTCTGCAAGGTGAATAAGCATCCTGACCCCGCCACACTGTGCCTCATTGCTGCTGAGACCGGACTCTCCAAGGAGCAGACTCTG AAATGGTTCAAGCAGCGCCTGGCAGAGTGGAGGAAGTCTGAAGGGCTGCCCTCAGAAAGCGGGTCTGTCAGGGACTAG